A stretch of Larus michahellis chromosome Z, bLarMic1.1, whole genome shotgun sequence DNA encodes these proteins:
- the F2RL2 gene encoding proteinase-activated receptor 3 — MKILVFTGLLSLTSSLFTTASEFSLNGSAIKTVSLIKTFRGISARDYDYIPPYAIEGETTTIHIREHKCSSKKSNDSTLTEVNNTTLKYLTSSLSSKLIPAVYLSAVLLGVPSNAIILWMLLFRIRSVCTAILYTNLAVSDLLFCIMLPFKIAYHMNGNNWIFGEMMCRTTTAVFYGNMYCSILLLMCISVSRYVAIVHPFTYKSLPKRAYAIAVCATVWTIVFLYMLPLCIMQQSYYVKQLDIYTCHDVHNACETISSFQFYYYVSLAVFGFLIPLATIVFCYVSIIRTLKTHEWFWYVKVSLLILTIFAICFVPSNIILIIHHINYYYYNTDGLYSFYLIALCLSSLNSCLDPFLYFLMSKIRSQSNIYLTMVKISREK; from the exons ATGAAGATACTGGTTTTCACTGGGCtcctctctcttacctccagtcTTTTCACAACAG cttcagaaTTTTCACTGAATGGATCTGCAATTAAAACCGTGTCTCTCATCAAGACTTTCCGTGGAATTTCAGCAAGAGATTATGATTACATCCCCCCTTATGCTATCGAAGGGGAGACAACGACCATCCACATCAGAGAACACAAATGCTCTTCAAAAAAGTCGAATGACTCCACTTTAACGGAAGTGAACAACACCACGCTGAAGTACCTGACCAGTTCTCTGAGCTCCAAGCTAATACCCGCCGTCTACCTCAGTGCTGTTTTATTGGGTGTACCGTCTAATGCCATCATTTTGTGGATGCTGCTCTTCAGGATCCGGTCTGTGTGCACTGCTATCCTCTACACAAACTTGGCAGTTTCAGATCTGCTCTTCTGCATCATGCTGCCCTTCAAAATAGCATACCACATGAACGGGAACAACTGGATTTTTGGGGAAATGATGTGCCGAACTACCACTGCAGTCTTTTACGGCAACATGTACTGCTCCATTCTGCTGCTCATGTGCATCAGTGTAAGCCGGTACGTGGCCATTGTTCACCCCTTCACCTACAAGAGCCTGCCAAAACGTGCCTATGCCATTGCGGTCTGCGCTACGGTGTGGACCATCGTCTTCTTGTACATGCTCCCGCTTTGCATAATGCAGCAAAGCTATTACGTAAAACAGCTGGACATTTATACCTGCCATGATGTGCATAACGCCTGTGAAACGATATCTTCCTTCCAGTTCTACTACTATGTCTCTTTAGCTGTCTTTGGGTTTTTAATACCTCTTGCAACTATTGTTTTCTGCTATGTCTCAATTATACGAACACTCAAGACTCATGAATGGTTCTGGTACGTTAAAGTCAGTCTTTTGATTCTTACCATCTTTGCTATTTGCTTTGTGCCAAGCAATATTATCCTTATTATCCATCACATCAACTACTACTATTACAACACTGATGGGTTGTATTCTTTTTATCTAATTGCTTTATGCCTTAGTAGCTTAAACAGTTGTCTTgatccttttctttattttctgatgtCGAAAATTAGAAGCCAATCCAATATTTATCTAACAATGGTTAAAATATCCAGGGAAAAATGA